In Paenibacillus sonchi, a single genomic region encodes these proteins:
- a CDS encoding FUSC family protein, translating to MAFGARILKTGLAVTLALYLSALLQFSSPVGAAIAAIFAMQPSIYRSWRYFLDQIQTSTIGAVLALLGGMLLSNEPIAVGLVCILVIMISMKMKRADTIGLTLVTVISVMEASGQWEFALTRFLLTLTGIVAAFIINIAVFPPQPRKQYIQQIENVFGSLSLLLRTAVSHEMKESVFRDEKNALEASIRSLADKYALFEEEQKQLRRAKYSQTRQMVVYKNLLASLQKGFEVLEAVDRHYFQAERTGKTDELFDRHLEQLIKYHETILLKFEDKLKPGANDIDPLAEDNDRFLQAAINGYDAEKSGQLRLSVVAAAIYDYGYQLERLDKVADQINRLSAEEKE from the coding sequence TTGGCTTTTGGCGCCCGCATACTCAAAACCGGCTTGGCCGTAACACTTGCACTTTATCTATCCGCTCTGTTGCAATTCTCTTCTCCTGTAGGCGCAGCGATTGCGGCGATATTTGCGATGCAGCCCTCGATCTACAGATCCTGGCGGTACTTTCTGGATCAGATTCAGACGAGTACCATAGGTGCGGTACTGGCGCTGCTGGGCGGAATGCTGCTGTCCAATGAGCCGATTGCCGTCGGGCTGGTATGTATTCTGGTGATTATGATCAGTATGAAAATGAAACGGGCCGATACGATCGGGTTGACCCTGGTCACTGTAATTTCGGTCATGGAAGCCTCGGGGCAATGGGAGTTTGCGTTAACCCGCTTTCTGCTGACGCTGACCGGTATTGTCGCTGCTTTTATTATCAATATAGCCGTATTTCCTCCGCAGCCGCGGAAGCAGTATATCCAGCAGATTGAAAATGTATTCGGCAGCCTGTCGCTGCTGCTGCGGACGGCTGTGTCGCATGAGATGAAGGAGAGTGTCTTCCGCGACGAAAAAAATGCGCTGGAGGCCTCTATCCGGTCGCTTGCGGATAAGTACGCTTTGTTCGAGGAGGAACAGAAACAGCTACGACGGGCCAAATACAGCCAGACCCGGCAGATGGTGGTCTATAAGAACCTGCTGGCTTCGCTGCAGAAAGGGTTTGAAGTGCTGGAGGCGGTGGACCGGCATTATTTCCAGGCGGAGCGCACCGGGAAGACCGATGAGCTGTTTGACCGCCATCTGGAGCAATTGATCAAATACCATGAGACTATTCTGCTCAAGTTTGAAGACAAGCTGAAACCGGGAGCGAACGATATTGACCCGCTGGCGGAGGATAACGACCGCTTTCTCCAAGCGGCAATCAACGGTTATGATGCTGAGAAATCCGGCCAGCTGCGCCTCTCTGTAGTGGCGGCTGCAATTTATGATTACGGATACCAGCTGGAGCGGCTGGATAAGGTTGCGGATCAGATTAACCGGCTTTCTGCCGAGGAGAAGGAATAA
- a CDS encoding peptidylprolyl isomerase produces MDKKDFNENEHQGNNGAAEENSPSDIHEEALEGTASSPEPEPETAQKAAEVFEQNDAPDSAANVPVMNKVGDGTPPSSPASTGGRGWMIASIVLAAALIVVFIVQPFKKDDSKVAVATVNGTDISKAELYDKLVEAGGEATLQNLITKTLVDQEAKKANITVTDADIQAELEDLKTQFGGEEALNNALQQSSMTLDDLKKQMPLQVEIRKLVEPKVKVTDEEISKYYEENKASFNQEEEVRASHILVKTKEEAEAIVKQLAGGADFAALAKEKSSDTGSKDKGGDLNFFKKGDMVAEFSDAAFKLKVGETSGAVKTNYGYHVIKVTDRKEAHNYTLAEKKKKSPKN; encoded by the coding sequence ATGGACAAAAAAGATTTCAATGAGAATGAACATCAGGGCAACAATGGAGCAGCGGAAGAGAACAGCCCTTCCGATATTCATGAAGAAGCACTGGAGGGAACAGCATCCAGTCCTGAGCCGGAACCGGAAACCGCTCAGAAAGCTGCAGAAGTATTCGAGCAGAACGATGCACCTGACAGCGCTGCCAATGTTCCGGTAATGAATAAGGTAGGCGACGGCACCCCTCCTTCCTCCCCGGCTTCCACAGGCGGACGGGGCTGGATGATCGCATCGATTGTGCTGGCTGCAGCACTTATCGTCGTTTTCATCGTACAGCCTTTCAAGAAGGATGACAGCAAAGTAGCCGTCGCAACTGTGAACGGGACCGACATTTCCAAAGCAGAGCTTTATGATAAACTGGTTGAAGCCGGCGGTGAAGCCACTCTCCAAAACCTGATTACCAAAACTCTGGTAGACCAGGAAGCCAAAAAAGCCAACATTACGGTGACCGATGCCGACATCCAGGCAGAGCTTGAAGATCTGAAGACCCAATTCGGCGGTGAAGAAGCGCTGAACAATGCGTTGCAGCAAAGTTCGATGACGCTGGATGACCTGAAGAAGCAAATGCCGCTGCAGGTTGAAATCCGTAAATTGGTTGAGCCAAAAGTAAAAGTAACGGATGAAGAAATTTCCAAATACTACGAAGAGAATAAGGCTTCCTTCAATCAGGAAGAAGAAGTCCGCGCTTCCCACATTCTGGTCAAAACCAAAGAAGAAGCTGAAGCGATTGTAAAACAATTGGCAGGTGGAGCAGATTTTGCCGCACTGGCGAAAGAGAAATCCTCAGATACCGGCTCCAAGGATAAAGGCGGAGACCTTAATTTCTTCAAGAAAGGCGATATGGTTGCTGAATTCTCCGATGCTGCCTTCAAACTCAAGGTTGGCGAAACCAGCGGCGCTGTCAAAACGAACTATGGCTACCACGTGATCAAAGTAACCGACCGTAAAGAAGCCCACAACTATACGCTGGCTGAGAAAAAGAAGAAATCACCAAAAAACTGA
- a CDS encoding metallophosphoesterase, with product MRKLNFKGSFLLQKTNIHTFTVLLAAGFILASCRDTNSALPDRPVSTVVQAEADTAPVSFWVATDTHYLDKDLQDGGAAFQAYVNGGDGKILPYSEELMEALVYDVEQKKPKFLILSGDLTNNGETSSHKKLAEKLKRVEEAGTDVYVIPGNHDLNNPWARSFKADKLIVAEHIAPEDFTEMYADFGYSEALSRDKDSLSYLVNAAPGLYLLMIDSSQYANNESYGFPQTDGRILPSTLSWMDDCAKLAAGKHASIITVMHHNLLSHTSMSVAGFKLNNSQETMKTLRRNNLNLVLSGHIHMQDIARDPKSGNEGTAGAGESPVYDIATSAFAVNPHQYGAMAFDPATRAITYHSTSVDVEGWAKANGITDPNLLNFTAYAEKVFADQSYKKAMARLKESTFSEREKQSMAEVMAKLNVNYFAGTTSDALDEIKAMPGYKLWMGMDGGFMSGYIQSMAADKALSNVSLKMNLTRP from the coding sequence ATGAGAAAGCTTAATTTTAAAGGCTCTTTTTTGTTGCAAAAAACAAATATACATACCTTTACAGTGCTTCTGGCCGCAGGTTTCATCCTCGCGAGCTGCCGGGACACAAATTCGGCATTGCCGGACAGGCCAGTGTCAACCGTAGTGCAGGCAGAAGCAGACACGGCACCGGTGTCCTTCTGGGTGGCAACAGATACCCATTACCTCGACAAGGACCTTCAGGATGGCGGGGCAGCTTTTCAGGCCTATGTGAACGGCGGGGACGGCAAAATCCTTCCCTACAGCGAGGAACTAATGGAAGCGCTCGTCTACGACGTTGAGCAAAAAAAGCCAAAATTCCTGATTCTCAGCGGAGATCTGACCAACAACGGGGAAACCAGCAGCCATAAAAAGCTCGCAGAAAAGCTAAAACGCGTGGAGGAAGCGGGGACCGATGTCTATGTAATTCCAGGCAATCACGACTTGAATAATCCCTGGGCAAGATCGTTCAAGGCAGACAAGCTGATCGTTGCTGAGCATATTGCCCCGGAGGATTTTACCGAAATGTATGCCGACTTCGGTTATTCTGAAGCCCTTTCGCGGGATAAGGACAGCCTCAGCTACCTTGTTAACGCAGCCCCGGGGCTCTATCTTCTGATGATCGACAGCAGTCAATACGCGAACAATGAAAGCTACGGCTTCCCCCAGACAGACGGGCGCATTCTCCCTTCTACCCTCTCCTGGATGGATGATTGCGCAAAGCTCGCTGCCGGGAAACATGCGTCCATCATTACGGTAATGCACCATAATCTGCTCAGCCATACCTCCATGTCTGTTGCCGGTTTCAAGCTCAACAACAGTCAGGAAACGATGAAGACGCTGCGCAGGAATAATCTCAATCTGGTATTGTCCGGACACATTCATATGCAGGATATCGCCCGCGATCCGAAAAGCGGAAATGAGGGTACAGCAGGCGCAGGGGAATCTCCGGTCTATGATATTGCCACCAGTGCCTTCGCCGTTAATCCGCATCAATATGGTGCGATGGCCTTCGATCCCGCTACGCGGGCAATTACCTACCATTCTACTTCAGTAGATGTGGAAGGCTGGGCCAAGGCAAATGGCATTACCGATCCCAACCTGCTAAACTTTACAGCCTATGCGGAGAAGGTATTCGCTGACCAATCGTATAAGAAGGCAATGGCCCGTCTTAAAGAATCCACATTCAGCGAACGTGAAAAACAGTCCATGGCTGAAGTTATGGCTAAGTTGAACGTCAATTATTTTGCCGGGACCACTTCGGATGCTCTGGATGAAATTAAGGCCATGCCGGGTTATAAGCTGTGGATGGGTATGGATGGCGGCTTCATGTCCGGCTATATCCAGAGCATGGCCGCAGATAAAGCGCTCAGCAATGTCTCCTTGAAAATGAACCTGACCAGGCCTTAA
- a CDS encoding copper amine oxidase N-terminal domain-containing protein: MKKMKARTKWLLPILALLLILAGCQSVAGFDVNKALLGDLDVKSSESSTTLSVNAVPAAGISAEDQKMVDLINSFSLNISHVKLQDNGNISASGVVGYKQLSIPFTFFMDTTAVVFTAKGAKQPFYYPLEGYEESLGLKGFDQNKTTELSKLLTQFVVKNLPNPGAISIASVNESVYGEQLSLTKLHTEITGEELPALVKSFLKSISKDTEGFTAFISGLYDYLYPLLEANGIGASELSDLGLGDIPLEDKEGVVTVAHDAAKLAVDALLLVYDKQLDNLYSSTPELKTVLSKDTKLNVDLFVDNGFHVRKQNIDLNVALPASEDLPLQSISLKLGTQTWNVNGPVTADRISTEGALDMSSTDLTPGETLRSFEQGSDLYNLLKNDMGITSKSLVIAPDDDYYYPIVEGGTTYVPLRYLAEDLDAAVEWDGANRAIKVTDDVYGDQLVFKIGSDKVQINGATVKLPQPVFIDEYGDAYVPLRLLAEALHAKVETDEDGYIYIDRP, encoded by the coding sequence ATGAAGAAAATGAAAGCAAGGACCAAGTGGTTGCTTCCGATTCTCGCATTGCTGCTGATTCTGGCAGGCTGCCAGTCGGTTGCAGGATTCGATGTCAACAAGGCGCTTCTGGGGGATCTGGATGTAAAATCTTCTGAATCCAGCACCACCTTGTCGGTGAATGCTGTACCTGCTGCAGGAATTAGTGCAGAAGATCAGAAAATGGTGGATCTGATTAATTCCTTCTCCCTGAACATCAGCCATGTGAAGCTTCAGGACAATGGCAACATTTCCGCGTCAGGAGTTGTTGGCTATAAGCAATTATCCATTCCTTTTACATTCTTTATGGATACTACTGCCGTTGTTTTTACAGCAAAAGGTGCGAAACAGCCTTTCTACTATCCGCTTGAAGGGTATGAGGAATCCCTTGGCCTTAAAGGGTTTGACCAGAACAAAACTACAGAGCTTTCCAAGCTGCTTACTCAGTTTGTAGTCAAAAATCTGCCGAATCCCGGCGCAATCAGCATAGCTTCTGTTAATGAATCTGTATATGGCGAACAACTGAGTTTGACTAAGCTGCATACGGAGATTACGGGAGAAGAATTGCCGGCATTGGTAAAAAGCTTCCTGAAATCCATTTCCAAGGATACCGAAGGGTTCACGGCATTCATCAGCGGTCTTTATGATTATCTGTATCCGCTTCTGGAAGCCAATGGTATCGGCGCAAGTGAGCTCAGCGATCTGGGACTGGGCGATATTCCCCTGGAAGATAAGGAAGGTGTAGTGACAGTAGCGCATGATGCGGCCAAATTGGCTGTAGATGCACTTCTGCTTGTCTATGACAAGCAGCTGGATAATCTCTACTCCTCTACGCCTGAACTAAAAACTGTACTCAGCAAAGATACCAAGCTGAATGTAGATCTGTTTGTGGATAACGGGTTCCATGTCCGCAAGCAGAATATCGATCTGAATGTCGCATTGCCAGCGAGCGAGGACCTGCCGCTTCAGAGTATTTCACTCAAGCTGGGAACTCAGACCTGGAATGTGAACGGTCCGGTGACCGCTGACCGGATTTCTACTGAAGGCGCGCTGGATATGTCTTCAACCGACCTGACTCCGGGTGAAACGCTAAGAAGCTTTGAGCAAGGTTCTGATCTGTACAACCTGCTCAAGAATGATATGGGGATTACCTCCAAATCCCTGGTGATTGCCCCGGATGATGATTACTATTATCCGATTGTCGAAGGAGGCACAACCTATGTGCCGCTGCGGTATCTGGCTGAAGATCTCGATGCGGCAGTGGAATGGGATGGTGCTAACCGCGCCATCAAGGTTACCGATGATGTCTACGGTGACCAGCTGGTGTTCAAAATCGGGTCTGACAAGGTTCAGATAAACGGAGCTACAGTGAAGCTTCCGCAGCCGGTGTTCATCGATGAATACGGAGATGCTTATGTGCCGCTTCGTCTGCTGGCAGAGGCGCTTCATGCCAAGGTCGAAACAGATGAGGATGGCTACATCTATATTGACCGTCCGTAA
- a CDS encoding TraX family protein — translation MQIIAMLTMLIDHIGYIFFPGEMGWRIVGRIAFPIYCYMLVQGHIHTSSRPRYLRRLLWIALLTQIPYNLALDPGGWNVVFTLLLSALVLFVLDKLPNPWYGIPVVIFAFVLMDRLPLDYNAYGLLLVLIFRYVRSYWMILAHFLLNSIYLFYYGWTVQMLSILPTLLIAGAPGFWRLLEQKRLPRWIWWSFYPLHLAALALVKILFFREWVTIDWRSLFTI, via the coding sequence ATGCAGATTATTGCGATGCTGACCATGCTGATTGATCATATCGGCTATATTTTTTTCCCTGGCGAGATGGGCTGGAGGATTGTGGGTAGAATTGCTTTTCCAATCTACTGCTACATGCTCGTGCAAGGGCATATACATACATCATCGAGGCCGCGTTATCTGCGGCGGCTGCTCTGGATTGCACTGTTAACGCAAATTCCCTATAATCTGGCACTTGATCCGGGAGGCTGGAATGTCGTCTTTACCTTGCTGCTGTCGGCGCTGGTCCTGTTTGTTCTGGATAAGTTGCCCAATCCGTGGTACGGTATTCCTGTAGTGATTTTTGCTTTTGTCCTGATGGACCGGCTGCCGCTGGATTACAATGCTTACGGTCTGCTGCTGGTGCTGATTTTCCGTTACGTCCGTTCCTACTGGATGATTCTGGCGCATTTCCTGCTGAATAGCATCTACCTGTTCTATTATGGGTGGACGGTGCAGATGCTCAGTATACTTCCTACCCTTTTGATTGCAGGAGCTCCGGGATTCTGGCGTCTGCTGGAGCAGAAGCGGCTGCCGCGCTGGATCTGGTGGTCCTTCTATCCACTGCATCTGGCCGCGCTGGCTTTGGTGAAGATTCTGTTTTTCCGGGAGTGGGTAACTATTGATTGGCGGAGTCTGTTTACAATATAA
- a CDS encoding lactonase family protein, which produces MKNTRLLLFTGSYASAEESGVQVFEFNGEAGGELTPLDQVQGITNPTFVNVDAAEGRLYVIGEKANGQGGKEGEVVSFSINPQNGKLTELNRISTMPAAGSGQTTTCHISRDTRNEFIIVCSYHGGLVGLVSLDQKGLPVRLEDTAVHTGQRNLPGQEKPHPHSAIFSPDEKFLFVSDLGLDLIRTYKINRDAKTLEALGDTMLHEGAGPRHFVFHPDGKSAYVINELDCTVTSFLYDSAAGTLQTVATISTLPEGYPAANNSCAEIALSADGLFLYGSNRGHDSIVVYAVDPATARLTLVEHVSTHGGHPRHFALTPDGAYLIAANRDGNNLVVFSVDRASGRLSFTGNTAALSKPVCVKPAYFPAAD; this is translated from the coding sequence ATGAAGAATACAAGACTGCTGCTGTTTACCGGTTCCTACGCAAGCGCTGAAGAGAGCGGGGTTCAGGTATTTGAATTCAATGGGGAAGCAGGGGGCGAACTTACCCCTCTGGATCAGGTGCAGGGCATTACTAACCCGACTTTTGTGAACGTAGATGCTGCTGAAGGACGGCTGTATGTCATAGGAGAAAAAGCTAACGGACAAGGCGGCAAGGAAGGCGAGGTTGTATCCTTTTCAATAAATCCGCAAAATGGCAAGCTCACGGAATTGAACCGCATTTCCACTATGCCTGCCGCAGGCAGCGGCCAAACGACAACCTGCCACATCTCAAGAGATACCCGCAATGAATTTATTATCGTATGCAGCTATCATGGGGGCCTCGTGGGTCTGGTATCCCTGGATCAGAAAGGACTGCCTGTGCGTCTGGAGGATACCGCTGTACATACGGGTCAAAGAAACCTGCCCGGGCAGGAAAAGCCCCACCCGCATTCCGCCATCTTCAGTCCGGACGAGAAATTTCTGTTCGTCTCCGATTTGGGGCTGGATCTGATCCGGACCTATAAAATTAACCGCGATGCGAAGACACTTGAAGCCTTGGGAGACACCATGCTGCATGAAGGGGCGGGACCGCGTCATTTCGTCTTTCATCCGGACGGAAAATCCGCTTATGTAATCAATGAGCTGGACTGCACGGTTACCTCATTCCTGTATGACAGTGCAGCAGGTACACTTCAGACGGTTGCAACGATTTCTACACTGCCCGAAGGCTACCCTGCGGCAAACAACAGCTGTGCGGAAATCGCCTTGTCTGCAGACGGACTCTTTTTGTACGGTTCGAACCGCGGACATGACAGCATTGTGGTTTATGCCGTTGACCCTGCAACCGCCAGACTTACACTGGTGGAGCATGTCTCCACACATGGCGGGCATCCGCGCCATTTTGCCCTCACTCCGGACGGCGCATATCTGATAGCCGCTAACCGCGACGGCAATAATCTGGTGGTGTTCAGCGTTGACCGCGCAAGCGGGCGGCTCAGCTTCACCGGAAATACCGCCGCGTTATCCAAACCGGTGTGTGTCAAACCTGCATATTTTCCGGCGGCCGACTAG
- the helD gene encoding RNA polymerase recycling motor HelD, producing the protein MEKHDSEWEEEQKRVNGITKLLSAHIRRLSEELGLHRSDVVDMRKDFWEEVTVNFSSPDDLGETSTSLRQQAQILNERERHHLQSSKALKKYRKLVVSPYFGRIDFKETADAETERIYLGIGSLMEDNGSFLIYDWRAPISSLYYDGAPGPAAYETPGGLVSGTMELKRQFVIDNGTIEVMFDTGVTIGDELLQQVLSHSADDRMKSIVATIQKEQNAIIRNDRSRMLVVQGAAGSGKTSAALQRVAYLLYKYREVLQADQMLLFSPNPLFNSYVSTVLPELGEENMQQTTFQMYLEHRLGQEFELEDVFSQTESLLNAPEGPEAATRRAGIAYKSSVAFLDVIRRYVNLLEHEGMLFKPLVFLGRAVVSKEEMQQKFYSFDPGIKLANRIDLMTGWLLKKIAAFSVEERESQWVEDQIELLDSSDYQRAYNMLRRKGGGRNDSFDDFDMEKTVLARYIVSQRLKPLRGWTKRGRFVDVKGLYSLLFADRELMERLGNGRELPGAWDAICRQTVTSLSRNELAYEDATPFLYLKELSQGFRTNTQIRHVIVDEVQDYSPFQLEFMRRLFPRAKMTVLGDLNQAIYAQGEVLGDLGGLVSIYGQENTEVISLTRSYRSTYEIVEFTRSMIPGGEKIVPFNRRGESPLLTVVDNEEGLIGSIEQDVLNLHSMGYHYVAVICKTAEESARVHAELQNRLPVRLVTKDTPNFQKGTLVLPAYLAKGVEFDAVIIYDGSEAKYGRESERKLFYTACTRAMHLLHIYSLGQPNHFLPAEARESAAAGVMQG; encoded by the coding sequence ATGGAGAAGCATGATAGCGAGTGGGAAGAAGAGCAGAAACGGGTAAACGGAATTACAAAGCTGCTGTCGGCCCATATCAGACGGCTATCCGAGGAGCTTGGTCTTCATCGCAGTGATGTTGTGGATATGCGCAAAGACTTCTGGGAAGAGGTTACAGTGAACTTCAGCAGCCCGGATGACCTAGGAGAAACCTCGACAAGCCTGCGCCAGCAGGCGCAAATTCTGAATGAACGGGAACGCCATCATCTGCAGTCGAGCAAAGCGCTCAAAAAATATAGAAAGCTTGTCGTATCGCCTTATTTTGGACGGATTGATTTTAAGGAGACAGCGGATGCAGAGACAGAGCGGATTTATCTGGGCATCGGCTCGCTGATGGAGGACAACGGCTCGTTCCTGATATACGACTGGCGCGCTCCCATCTCAAGTCTTTATTACGACGGGGCTCCGGGTCCGGCAGCCTATGAAACACCAGGCGGGCTTGTCTCCGGCACCATGGAGCTGAAACGCCAATTCGTGATCGATAACGGCACGATTGAGGTCATGTTCGATACAGGTGTTACCATTGGCGACGAACTGCTTCAGCAGGTGCTCAGCCACAGTGCGGACGACCGGATGAAAAGTATTGTTGCGACCATACAGAAGGAGCAGAATGCTATTATCCGCAATGACCGGAGCCGGATGCTGGTCGTGCAGGGTGCAGCAGGCAGCGGCAAAACCTCAGCCGCGCTGCAGCGCGTGGCTTATCTGCTCTACAAATACCGCGAGGTGCTGCAGGCGGACCAAATGCTGCTGTTTTCGCCGAATCCGCTTTTTAACAGCTATGTATCCACGGTACTGCCGGAGCTGGGTGAAGAAAATATGCAGCAGACTACGTTCCAGATGTATCTTGAGCACCGGCTGGGCCAGGAATTTGAGCTGGAGGATGTTTTCAGCCAGACAGAAAGCCTGCTGAATGCCCCGGAAGGGCCTGAGGCAGCCACGCGGAGAGCGGGAATTGCCTACAAGTCCTCTGTGGCTTTTTTGGATGTGATCCGGCGTTACGTCAATCTGCTGGAGCATGAGGGGATGCTGTTTAAACCGCTTGTATTTCTAGGCCGGGCAGTCGTCAGTAAAGAAGAAATGCAGCAAAAATTCTACAGCTTTGATCCCGGTATTAAACTGGCGAACCGGATCGATCTGATGACGGGCTGGCTGCTCAAAAAAATCGCTGCCTTCAGTGTGGAAGAGCGGGAATCGCAGTGGGTGGAGGACCAGATTGAGCTGCTGGATTCCAGTGACTATCAACGGGCATACAATATGCTCCGCCGCAAGGGCGGGGGCCGGAATGACAGCTTTGATGACTTCGATATGGAGAAAACGGTGCTGGCCCGGTATATTGTCAGCCAGCGTCTGAAGCCGCTGCGCGGCTGGACCAAACGGGGAAGGTTCGTGGATGTGAAGGGGCTGTACAGTCTGCTTTTTGCTGACCGTGAGTTAATGGAGCGCCTGGGCAACGGCCGGGAGCTGCCGGGAGCCTGGGACGCTATCTGCCGCCAGACGGTGACGTCATTGAGCCGGAACGAGCTTGCCTATGAAGATGCTACACCGTTTCTGTATCTGAAGGAGCTGAGCCAGGGCTTCCGGACCAATACGCAAATCCGTCATGTGATCGTCGATGAGGTGCAGGATTATTCCCCGTTCCAGCTTGAATTCATGCGCCGCCTGTTTCCCCGGGCCAAAATGACGGTGCTTGGCGATCTCAATCAGGCGATTTATGCCCAGGGTGAGGTGCTTGGTGATCTGGGCGGGCTGGTCAGCATCTACGGCCAGGAGAATACGGAGGTCATCTCCTTGACCCGCAGCTACCGCTCCACCTATGAGATTGTTGAATTTACGCGTTCGATGATTCCCGGCGGGGAAAAGATTGTTCCCTTCAACCGGCGGGGAGAATCACCGCTGCTGACGGTTGTGGACAATGAGGAGGGTCTGATTGGTTCAATTGAGCAGGATGTGCTGAATCTTCACTCCATGGGCTATCATTACGTGGCGGTAATCTGCAAAACGGCAGAGGAGAGCGCACGCGTCCATGCCGAGCTGCAGAACAGGCTTCCGGTCAGGCTGGTTACGAAGGATACGCCCAATTTCCAAAAAGGGACCCTGGTGCTGCCCGCATATTTGGCCAAGGGCGTGGAGTTTGATGCCGTCATCATTTATGACGGCTCCGAGGCTAAATATGGCCGGGAAAGTGAACGCAAGCTGTTCTATACCGCATGCACCCGGGCTATGCATCTGCTGCATATTTACAGCCTGGGGCAGCCGAATCATTTTCTGCCCGCCGAAGCCCGCGAGTCGGCAGCTGCCGGAGTTATGCAGGGTTGA
- the hfq gene encoding RNA chaperone Hfq, translating to METLKLQERLLNQCISTKVPVTIFTTNGVKMQGLVTSYDAYTITLQGQGDGRQNVLFKSAVSTVVPLKPVSLK from the coding sequence GTGGAAACTCTGAAATTACAGGAGCGTTTGTTGAACCAATGCATCTCAACCAAGGTTCCCGTGACGATCTTTACAACCAATGGAGTTAAAATGCAGGGACTTGTAACCTCTTATGATGCCTATACGATCACTTTGCAAGGGCAAGGTGACGGCAGACAAAATGTGCTGTTCAAATCAGCCGTCTCTACAGTTGTACCGCTGAAGCCTGTCTCGCTCAAATAA
- a CDS encoding nitroreductase family protein — protein MSKNFLEAVKGRRSIYAISKESPVSDAEIQEIVEAAVLHSPTSFNSQSSRAVVLLGDKHDKVWDITADTLRKIVPTEQFEGTAQKLASFKAGYGTVLFFEDQAVVKHLQENFALYAENFPIWSNQSSGILQFVVWTAFAEAGLGASLQHYNPLIDDEVKATFDIPADWKLIAQMPFGKTVTAPGEKEFQPIEERVKVIK, from the coding sequence ATGTCTAAAAACTTTCTTGAAGCGGTAAAAGGCAGACGTTCTATCTATGCCATCAGCAAAGAATCCCCGGTTTCCGATGCAGAGATTCAAGAGATTGTTGAAGCTGCGGTCCTACATAGCCCAACTTCATTCAACTCCCAAAGCTCCAGAGCAGTAGTACTCTTGGGAGATAAGCACGATAAGGTATGGGATATCACGGCAGATACCCTCCGCAAAATTGTACCTACTGAGCAATTTGAAGGCACTGCACAGAAACTGGCTTCGTTCAAAGCCGGATACGGCACAGTATTGTTCTTCGAAGACCAGGCAGTGGTGAAGCATCTGCAGGAAAACTTTGCCTTGTACGCTGAAAACTTCCCGATTTGGTCGAACCAATCCTCCGGTATTCTGCAGTTTGTAGTATGGACTGCTTTTGCTGAAGCAGGTCTGGGTGCTTCACTGCAGCATTACAACCCGCTTATCGATGATGAAGTGAAAGCAACCTTTGATATTCCGGCCGACTGGAAGCTGATCGCCCAAATGCCTTTCGGTAAAACGGTCACCGCTCCAGGTGAAAAAGAATTTCAGCCGATTGAAGAACGTGTAAAAGTCATTAAATAA
- a CDS encoding phosphatase PAP2 family protein translates to MLQYQYWSRGFRGFIGFFLVFVVIAVFVKMDRISGFDNFMIHAVQSAESPALTSLAKGLSLVGSSSLAIGISLLAMVLLYFVLKHRIELILFLAVGAGSQLLNTWMKLWFHRERPNIHRLIEQAGYSFPSGHSMAAFSLYGIIAYLLWRYMRRRSERILFILFTVLMTGGIGWSRVYLGVHYPSDVIGGYAASGAWMMLCIACFEAYRNSRKSKKRLP, encoded by the coding sequence ATGCTGCAATACCAATACTGGTCAAGAGGTTTCCGGGGGTTTATCGGTTTTTTTCTGGTTTTTGTCGTAATCGCTGTGTTTGTGAAGATGGACCGGATCTCCGGGTTTGACAACTTCATGATTCATGCCGTGCAGTCCGCGGAATCCCCGGCATTGACTTCCCTGGCCAAGGGATTGTCCCTGGTGGGCTCATCCAGTCTTGCCATCGGCATTTCATTACTGGCAATGGTGCTGCTGTACTTTGTGCTGAAGCACCGTATCGAGCTGATTCTGTTTCTTGCAGTCGGGGCAGGCTCACAGCTGCTGAACACCTGGATGAAGCTGTGGTTTCACCGGGAACGCCCGAATATCCACCGCTTGATTGAACAGGCCGGATACAGCTTTCCGAGCGGGCATTCCATGGCGGCGTTCTCGCTGTATGGCATCATTGCGTACCTGCTGTGGCGGTATATGCGCAGGAGAAGCGAGCGGATTCTGTTCATTCTGTTCACAGTGCTTATGACAGGGGGGATCGGCTGGAGCCGTGTCTATCTGGGGGTACACTACCCAAGTGATGTCATTGGTGGATATGCGGCGAGCGGAGCCTGGATGATGTTATGTATTGCCTGCTTTGAGGCCTACCGGAATTCCCGGAAGAGCAAGAAGCGCCTGCCATGA